Proteins encoded in a region of the Mariprofundus ferrinatatus genome:
- a CDS encoding uroporphyrinogen decarboxylase family protein yields the protein MITGMDRLVAAINGEKSDRIPVFCNLLDQGAAELGIDSLEEYYANGEHVAEAQLRMREKYGHDNVWSLFYVGKEAELLGCEKIIFSKSGPPNVEDFVIKSYDDIVNLEIPDDISTHPGFEENLKCLKILKREVGGKYPICAYITAGMTLPAILMGMDKWLELLLMGPADIRDLLLEKCSDFFRKEIKAFRDNGADVCVYSNPFGSTDFVSLKQFEALSMPWMKRDIEPGGVGGLVYYCGSSRFNKVIDRVIEELGIGVFYLSPKDDIAEAKKIINGRGLTCGVINDIKLVSWSREEIRAEVKRMCDAGMPGGKFLFGTLVMPYDIPEQNIRTMLEAAYEYGSY from the coding sequence ATGATTACAGGTATGGACAGGCTGGTCGCAGCCATCAACGGTGAAAAATCGGATCGCATTCCGGTCTTCTGCAACCTGCTCGACCAGGGTGCCGCCGAACTCGGCATCGACTCACTCGAGGAGTACTACGCCAACGGCGAGCATGTGGCCGAAGCGCAGCTGAGAATGCGCGAGAAGTATGGCCATGACAATGTCTGGAGCCTCTTCTATGTCGGCAAGGAGGCCGAACTGCTCGGTTGCGAGAAGATCATCTTCTCGAAGAGCGGGCCGCCCAATGTCGAGGACTTTGTCATCAAGAGCTATGACGATATCGTCAATCTCGAAATACCGGACGATATCTCCACCCATCCAGGCTTTGAGGAGAATCTCAAGTGCCTGAAGATTCTCAAGCGTGAGGTGGGCGGCAAATATCCGATCTGCGCCTATATCACAGCGGGCATGACGCTGCCGGCAATCCTGATGGGGATGGACAAGTGGCTGGAGCTGCTGCTGATGGGGCCCGCCGATATCCGCGACCTGCTGCTGGAGAAGTGTTCGGATTTCTTCCGCAAGGAGATCAAGGCATTCAGGGATAACGGAGCTGATGTCTGCGTCTACTCCAATCCCTTCGGCTCGACCGATTTCGTGTCGCTCAAGCAGTTTGAAGCGCTCTCGATGCCGTGGATGAAACGGGACATCGAACCGGGCGGCGTCGGCGGGCTGGTCTACTACTGCGGCAGCTCCCGTTTTAACAAGGTGATCGACCGCGTCATCGAGGAGCTGGGCATCGGCGTATTCTACCTGAGCCCGAAGGATGATATTGCCGAGGCGAAGAAGATCATCAACGGCCGCGGCCTCACCTGCGGCGTCATCAACGATATCAAGCTGGTTAGCTGGAGCAGGGAGGAGATCAGGGCCGAGGTGAAGCGGATGTGTGATGCCGGCATGCCGGGCGGAAAATTCCTCTTCGGCACGCTGGTGATGCCATACGATATTCCGGAGCAGAATATCAGGACGATGCTGGAAGCAGCCTATGAATATGGCAGCTACTGA